The stretch of DNA CGCGGCGCGTTTCGACAAGCGGGAAATGAATGCTGGCGACGAACGAGACAATCGCTATTCCTCGAAAACCACAACCTCCCCATAGGAGACGCGTTCCGAAATAGATTCCCCAGCTTGCAGCAATCGGACGTCGCCACGATTCTTTCGCTGCCGGAGCGGCCGACCGCGCTATGCGTATGGTCCGACCATTACGCGCTGCCCGTCATCCACGAACTACGCAGCAACGGCGTGCGCGTGCCGGAAGACATGTCCTGGCCGGGCACGACGGATCGGATGTGGCCGCCAGCATCAAGCTGACTACCATGGCGCAGCCCGCGCGCGAAATCGGACGAATCGCGGCACGTAAAACATTGGATCTCGCCGCAAAGAAAACACTGGACGAGCCGCGCACAATCATCCAGACCGTGCTGACGCCCGGCGATACGACGCGGCCCATCACTCACGAATAGCGATTGGATGGACGGTGAACGGGAAGGGACGTCGGACGGGACTCCAGCCGATCGAGTAAATAAGCGAATAATTCGGTTTCGTATCGAAAAAATCGAGTTTTTCGGGTTTGGGGGTACACTTTCGATGCAATTCAGCGGAAATTGCGCCCCCATATATGCAGCGGAATTCATTCGATGATGGAAAACCGGCTTTTTCGAGTACGGGGGCAGAGCGATAGAAGCCAAAGGTATAAAAGGTCAGGCACGCAGAATCGACGCACAGCCGCTGATATATACGAAAAAGCGGGAATCCTCGGAAAAGGGGAAACGAGGATTCCCGCTCGGCGCTGTGAAGTGTTACTTCCTGAACGGACGGCCTACGGCCGCGTTATCCCTGCCTTCACTCGCCTATCGGCTCGCTCAGGGGGAGCCTATGAACAGACCACTGGGCTGTTCACTTAACAGCGTCCTGCAATTAAGGACCGCGCCAGTCGCGGACAGCATATCTACCTCGCGGGGCCCTGCCCGCTCGGCGCGGTCAACGGAAAGCCACCAGGCTTTCCTTTACTTGACCGCGCCCCTCATCACACCACCGACAACCCACTTTTGGGCGAAGATGTAGACGATGAGAACCGGAGCCATGGCCATCAGGTAGGACGCGAAGGCCATCGGATAGTTCGACGTGAACTGGCTTTGGAACACGTACTGTGCGAGCGGAATCGTCTGATTGCTCTGATCAGTCAGCGTGATCAACGGCAGCAGGAAGTCGTTCCAAGCCCACAGTGCGGTCAAAATCGCAATCGTGGCATTAATCGGACCCATCAGCGGGAAAATAATCGTCCAGAAAATGCGCCAAGTGGAAGCACCGTCGATGCGAGCCGCCTCTTCCAACGAAATCGGAATCGAACGAATAAAACCAATCGCAATAAACAGGTTGGTGCCGATGCCAAGAATCGTGTACAGAATAATCAACCCAAGCTGATTATCAAGATGCAGCGAACCCATTTCCTTCGCGACCGGCAGCATGATCACCGTGAACGGCACGAACATCATCGCAAGGAAGAAGTAATACAGGAAGCGGAAGAATCGCTTATCCATATTTCTTGCCACAGCATACGCGACGAACGTGTTCGTCAGCAGCGTCAACACCACCGCGCACACGGTGATGATCGCGGAGTTAAGTGCGGCCTTCGGATAGTTCACCTTATTCCATGCGTCGGCGAAATTATGCCATTCCCACGTGGTCGGCAGGCTGAACGTGCCAGCCTCGCCCGGCGTCTTCAACGCGGTGACCACAGCGAAATACAACGGCACGAGCACGGTGAGGCTCAACACCGTCACAACCGCGGTCAGCCACCAGTTGACCTTGTGGTCCCGGCGGATTTTCTCCGGCTTTGCTTGCGCTTGAACGCCAGTCTTTGCAGTCTTTGCAACAGTTGCGCTAGTCATGATATTTCCTCTTTACCTTCAGACTTTCAGACCCTTGCTCAGACCTTTTCCTTGCCGCTGAAGAACTTCAGCTGCACGAAGGCCAGGATTGCCAGCACGATGAAGAACGTGACTGCGTTCGCCATCTGGTAGGAGTATTCGCCATTACCAAGGCCGTTCTGGAAGATCAGGTACGAGACGGTTTCGGTCTTGGAATCCGGGCCGCCCTTGGTCAATGCCATGATCTGGTCGAACGCGCCGAGCGAATTCTTGAGGCTCAGCACCATGTTGATGGTGAAGAACGGGCCAATCAGCGGGAAGGTGATCTGCCAGAAGTTCTGCCAAGCGTTCACGCCGTCAATTGCGGCTGCCTCGTAAATCTCGTTGTCGATGGTCTGTAGGCCAGCCAAGTACAACAGCGTGGAGTAGGCCACGCCCTGCCAGATCGACAGGAACACAATCGGGAACCATGCCAAATCCGGATTGGAAATCATCGACGTCGACAGCCAATCAATATGCAGCGCCTGGCCGATCGCCGGCAGCGGCGTCATGAAAATGTACTTGAACACGTAGCCGATCACCAGCACCGACAAGGTGTACGGAATGAAGAAGATCGCACGGAACCCGTTTTTGAACGCGATTTTCGAATTCAGCAGCACCGCAAGGAACATGCCAAGAAAATTCGTGCCGATCGTAATCAAAATTGCGATGAAAATAGTAAACAGGTACGCGTGACCAACGCGAGAATCCTGGAACATCGCAATGTAATTCTTCAATCCGATGAATTTGAAATCACCGTAACCCTGCGAATTGGTGAACGAGTATGCCGCGCCCTGCAGGAACGGCCAATACAGGAAGATGAGCACCAGAATCGCAGCCGGAACGGTCATCCAATAAAATGCCGGATCGACCTTGCGCTTGGAATATTTCGAAACCTTATTCTTGGAAGTTTTTGCCGAGTTCTTCGCAGTATTTGCAGTATGTGCGGTAGTCATGTCCGTTCCTCCTCTCACCTGAAGTTTCTAGCTTCGATCTTGTCGTATTCGGATTGCATGCTGTTCAGGAATTTTTCGGTGTTGCCCGACTGAACCAGCGTCTGCAGGAAGCCTGCGAGGTTGATGCTGGCTGGCACGTAATGGTCGCAGAAGTCGGCCAGTTTGCCCGCCTGGTAGAAGTCAAGCACACCGTTCAGCGCTTCATCGCCCACATACGTGTCTTTGTAGGGGGTAAATGCGGACTGCTGCTTGGAGTAGTCCTTGATGTTTTCGTCGTTCATCAGGAAGTCGATGAATTCGCGCGCTTCCTTCTCATGCTTGGTATGCGCACCCATGGTCAGGATCACGTCATCGCCTGCGGTGAGCTGCTGTTCTTTGGCATCATCAGTTGCCGGCATTTGCGCGAAACGCAGGTTGGCGTCGCTGTTGATGAGTCGGATCTGCGGAATCGCGTAGGTGCCGAGTGGCAGAATCGCGGCTTTGCCTGCGGCCAGATCCTGCGTGGCCTGCTGGTAAGTGACGGCCGGATTCTTCTGCGTGTAGTTCTGGTAGATCTCGACCAGCTGATCGCTGACAGTGCCCCACAGGTCGGAGAATTTCTTCGATCCGTCTTTGAGGGAAAGATATTCGGATTCCGGTACCAGCGTGGAGTTGAGTGACGCCAGCGGCGCCTGGAGTGTCCACGGATCGGCGGTGCTCGCTTCGATCGGTACAATGCCCTTGCTCTTAAAGCGTTGCAGCAGGTCGATGAATTCGCTCCATGTCTGCGGCGGGTTGTCGGGATCCTCGCCCGCTTCCTCCCACACGTCGGCGTTGATGATGTAGCCGGACGCGTTGCCCGCATACGGCAGGCCGTACAGGCGCTTCTTGGATTCGTCGTTGGTTTGCACAAGGCTCTTGGCGATGTTCACCATGCCTGGATTGAGTTCGTCGACGATGTCATCGTCGGTGAAATCGTGGAAAACACCCGCTTCGGCGAGCATGCCGAAATTAATGTCGCCATTGATGGTGATGACGTCGGGTTCACGATTTTTCACGAGTCGCGTACGCAAATCAGTGGTTGCGTCGGACGAATTATTGACGTTGACTCTGATGTTGGGATGGGTTTTCTCAAATTCCTTTGCTTTTGCGGTGAACCAGTCCGCCGCTTCGGCTTTGAATTGGAAGAAATCCAAAGTGACGGTTCCAGCGGTGCTGTTGCCGCAACCTGCAAGGCCGGCCGTCAACGCGATTGCGCATGTGGCCGTGAGAGCGCGGTATACAATCCTCCTGAATTTACCTACACTAGTGGTGGAATCAGGTTTCATTCTCGACTCCTTTGTATCTTTTCTCTATTACGGTGGAGCGGCTTCCTTACCACACCACCGTTACTGAGAATTATAGAAGGGGGCGGTTTTCATTCCCAGCTCAGCGCGCCTGTGCGGGGCGGAAAACAAAAACGACGAGATTTTGTTACTCTGAGAAAGTAATTTGACGCACGATGTGCGCGAACGAGAGCACGAAGGATGGTGCAGATGGCAGTTTCACCTCTGCCACAGTGGTTTGAAGGCTCGGAATATACCCATAAAGTCGCGGCTTGCGTCATGAAATACGGTCCGATTTCACGCATTACTTTGGCGCAGATTTTAGGACTTTCGCAGGGGGCGGTTTCCCGTATTACCAGCGATCTGATTTATGCAGGTGTGATCGAGGAGACTCCGATGCCGTCCGGCAAGGTCGGCAAACTGCCGAAGGGTTTCGTTCAGAAAGAAAATACGGAACGTCGCGGCCGTCCGCAAACGGGATTGCGAATAATCGAGAACGCGCGCTCTTTCGTTGGCATGAAAATCAACGCGTCGCATATTTCAGCGGTTGCGGTCAACGCAATCGGGCAAATTATCACCGGATGCCACGATTTGGAAATCGAAGACTCGTCGCCGCAAACTGTGGTCGCGCTGATCAAACAACTGACAGTCGACTGTTCCGACGAGGCAGAGATGGCGGGATGGCCGAAACCGTGCGCCGTGGGAATCTCGCTGGGCGGACATGTCGTCGACGATGCCATAGTGACATTCGCACCGTTCATGCACTGGTCGCAGCCCGTGGAGCTTTCCGCTATGGTTCACGAGGCTACTGGATTGCCGACGGGCATTTACAATGACATCGATTCGTTGGTCGTTGATGCCTGCCTGTTTGGGTCCGGTGTTGGATTGGATAGCTTCGCGGTGCTGACGTTCGGCGCGGGCGTCGGCTATTCGTTGACGTTCAACGGCGAGCTGGTAAGCTGTCCGGATAAAAGTTACGGTTTGGTCGGGCATATTCTGGTCGATCCGGATGGGCCGCGCTGCGTTTCCGGACACAAAGGATGCGCGCAATGCCTGTCCGACAACTCGATAGCGGCGGAATACTCGCAAATCATCGGACATCCCGCATCATTCGACGATTTCGCACGTGACGCACGCGCGAACAAACCGCAGGCGACGAATCTGGTGAACCGCACCTGCTTCCGTCTCGGCACCCTGGTGGCGACCATCGCCAATCTTGCCATGCCAGACAAAATCATGATCGCCGGAGAATCGTCGTTCATCGCAAAATTCGGCATTGACGACTTGCGCAACGGCATCAACATGTATCGGCATAGCCAGGCCGCACCAGTGGATTTTGAAATTCCCGACCACGATTGGGCTTTGTGGGCCAAAGCTGCCGCAGCGCAGGCGATTCGGCAATATGTTGGCTGATTGATTACTTGATTGTTTAATGCAAAAATCCTCCCTTTTGTTCAGGGAGGATTTTTGTTATGCGATTACGGCCTATTCAGCGCTCTCGACGGGCGCAAGCACGGCCTTGAAAAGGACTGCTTGTGCCGGGTGCAGTGCCGGCGGGCGGATGCCGTACGTGGCGAGCGCGCGGCCGGTCATCTTCACACCTTCGACCTTCCACCAGCCGAGCGGGCTCTGTCCGTTGGCGATGTCTTGCTTGGCGAGGTCGAGGCTCACGTCGAGCGGAGACACCTCATACACCTTGTCTGGGTCGAGGCCGGGCAGGCGTACCGGCGCGGCCGGGTAGGTCTGCGAGGTGGTGAGCTGGGTGAAACGGTAGATGGCGGCTGCCTTGTTGGGCATGACCACACCGTCCAGGCGCACTGCCGGATCGGCGGCGTCGGAATGCACGACTGTGTCGACTGCGAACCATTCGCGATGCTTTTTGAATTCGGCGACCCATTCGGCGAGTGTGTCGATGTCTTCCTGCGATTCCTTGAGCAGGTTCCATTCGATGCCCATGTGTCCGAAGAAGGCCATGGCCATGCGCAGTTCCTGTGTGGTTGCGCGGTGCGTGGAGTGTGCCGGTGATGCGCCCACGTGTTCGCCGATCATTTCCGGTGGTACGAGCAGCGAGGTGTAGCGCTGGATGTCGGCGCGTTCCACTGGATCAACGCAGTCGGATCCCCAAATGCGGTCGGCTACTTCGAGAATGCCGAGGTCCACGCGGCCGCCGCCGGAAGAGCAGCTTTCGATTTCAAGTCCCGGATGTGCGGCCTTCAGATTGGTGAAAATGCGATATACGGCGAGCGTCTGCTGGTGCACTGCCGGACGTCCGGTGCGCGGGGAGACGGCTTCGGTGACGAGCTTGTTGTGATCCCACTTGATGTAGTCGATGCCGAGTTCACCAACGAGCTTGTCCATTGCGCCGTAAATGTAGTCGCAGGCATCCGGATTGGTCAGATCCACGACCTGCTGGGTACGTCCTTGCATGGGCAGACGGCCTTCGGTGGGCTTCAGCACCCAGTCGGGATGCGCGCGGAACAGGTCGGAATCTGGGTTGACCATTTCCGGTTCGAACCACAGGCCGAATTCGAGTCCCTTGCCATGCACATAGTCGGCGAGCGCCTTGAGTGACTTTTCGCCGTCGGGCCATACGTCTTGCGAGATCTGCCAGTCGCCGAGGCCGGAGGTGTCGTCGCGGCGGGAGCCGAACCAGCCGTCGTCTACCACGAAACGTTCCACGCCACTTTCCACGGCCTTGTCGGCGAGTGCGGTGAGGGTATCGTAATCATGGTTGAAGTAGACGGCTTCCCACGTGTTGAGAATGACTGGGCGCGGCTTGGGTGCGATGTTATGTTCAGCGAGCCAGTCGCGGTGCACATGGCGAATGTAGCTGTGGAAGCGGGCTGCGACTTCGTTGAGGCCTTCGCCGTAGGAGCCGATGAGCCATGGGGTGGTGTAGGACTCTGAATTGGCGAGGTTGATTTCGCCGCCGAACAGCACTTCGCCGCCGCCGATCACGCCACTGGTGTAGGGCAGACGTTCCGCGGAAAGCACGCTGTTACCGCTCCATGCCACGTGTGCGGAGTAGACGTTGCCGTGCGTGAAGCCGAAGCCTTTTTCGCCGACGCTGAGCAGTAGGGTGGCATCGAAGTCTGGACGTCCGGCCATGGATGCTTTGGCGAAGCGGCCGAGGGTGAAGTCCTGGCGCTGCGGGGAGCGTTCGCGCAGATGATGGCCGGTGGTGGTGAGGATTTCGTTGGCGTCGGCCGGCACGGTGAATGCGAGTTCGATCTTGCCGACTTCGAGCTGGCCTTCGCCGGCGTTCACGACTTCGGCGTTCTGGCGAATAAGCCCGGTTTCGTCGAGTTCGCAGGTCCAGATGAGTTTCACATGCTGTTCCGCATCTTCGGCGGTGACGGTGACGGTCGGGGTCTGCTTGGGTTCGTCGGCCACGCTCCAACTCGGGTATCCGTCTTTTTCGCCCATGACGTAGGTTTTGCCAGCTGCCACGGTTTCGGCGGTGATATTGGTGACTGTGAACTTGCAGAACAGTTCCACGCCGTCGCGACGCACATCAAAGCGGGTTGCGCCGATCCAGGATTCGGATTGCGTGGGCAGCACGCTCGGCCATGAGGTGTAGTCGAGCGCGCCGGAAACGCGCTGTGGCATTTGCGCGTCGAACATGTCGATCACGGTTGCCGGGGCTACGAGCGGGCGGCCCCAATGCACGAGTCGTGGCAGATCATTGCCGGGGAATACGAGTGCGAACGCCACGTTTGCGGCTGGCTGTTCGGCGTAGACCGCAGTGAGTTCGGTACCGTTGGTAGCGTTGCCATGGAAGGTTTGAATGAGCGTCATTGCAGCATCCTTTACATATTGCGATTGTCTTGTACTGTCATCTTAGATGGTATGACAAGCTTCATTTGTTGACGTCGCCGAGCGTGTTTCTTTCTTTCGGAAAGTATTTCTTGCGTCCACGGAATCGCAAGAAATACCATTACGTAAACATTACTGTTGAAATCACAATCATCTTTACCGAGATTTACTTGGTATTTCAATATTTCTTACGCTTTTTGCGACTGTAAAACCGCAATTATCGTTTTCCAGCGAAAAAATCAGTCATCAATCGCGCGCATTCCATTTCGCGCACACCACCAACGACTTCCGGAACATGACCGACGTGAGGGTCACGCGGAATGTCCCAAATCGAACCGCATGCACCTAATTTGGCATCCCACGCGCCGAACACGATTCGTCCGACATGCGTTTGCAGGCACGCGCCGGCACACATCGGGCACGGCTCCAAGGTAACAATCAACGTGCAGTCGGCAAGATTCCACGTACCAAGCGACCGAGCGGCCTGAGTCATGGCCTTGACCTCGGCGTGCGCCAACGGATCGACATGCGCCTCGCGCAGATTGCGCCCCCGACCAATCACCGCTCCCCCAGCGTCAAGCACGACGGCGCCGACCGGCACCTCACCCTCCGCGGCGGCCTCGCGAGCCAACTCGATCGCGAGTCCCATGTCGTCACTCCACTGCATATCCGCCACTATACGATTCCACTCGCGTAAGGCAAAAGACGAAACACGCCCATAAATACCTCTTGGTAGGCTGGAAGAGTTAGGAAAATGCGCGCAAAGGAGGCACGTTGGCGGTATTCGAATTGATTTTATGTATTATCGCCGCGGTTGTGCTGTCTTCCTTTATCAGCCGTTTCATTCCCAAGGTTTCCACGCCTCTTGTACAGATCGCGTTGGGTGCGTTGGCATCGCAATTGCCGTTTTTCCCGAACGTCACGCTCGACCCGGAACTGTTCATGGTGCTGTTCATTGCGCCACTGCTGTATTTGGAAGCGCATGAGATCGACAAAAGCGAGCTGTTGAAATCCGTTAAACTGTCACTTTCATTGGCGATTGGACTAGCGATCGCTACGATGGTTGCCGTTGGTTTCGCACTGCATGCAGCATGGCCCGCAATTCCCCTTGCCGCGGCTTTGGCGCTCGGTGCCGCGCTCGGACCGACCGACGCGGTCGCCGTATCTTCGCTCGGCAAGGAAGCCGCTCTTACGCAACGGCAAACCAGCGTGCTCAAGGGCGAATCCCTGTTCAACGACGCGTCCGGCATTGTCGGCTTCCAGTTTGCGATCGCGGCGGCTATCAGCGGCGTATTCGAAGTGGGCGATTCGGCCGCACAGTTCGTGTTCTCGTTCTTCGGCGGCGCTATTTTCGGCCTCGTGGTAGGCATGGTTGCCGACATGCTATTCGAAACGCTCCGATCCTTCGGCTGGGAGACAACCACAAGCCGTATTTTGATGGAATTGTTCCTGCCGTTCATTCTGTATTTGGGCGCGGAAGCGGCGCATGTTTCCGGCATTCTTTCGGTAGTGACGGCCGGTTTGATCATCCGTTTCGACCGCACTGGCATCGGCCCGAATGTTGCGCGCACCAACATTGTTTCATCAAGCGTATGGGGGGTATTCTCGTTCACGCTCAACGGCACGGTGTTCATTCTGCTTGGCATGCTGCTACCGAATGCGATGAGTACAAGCTGGGATGATCCTCAGGTCAGCAATTGGCTGCTGCTGGCTGCGATTCTTGCGGTTTCCGCAGTGGTGATCGTCATGCGATTCCTGTGGATTTCATTGATGCTACGTCTCGCGCGAGATACCGTCACCGGCAAGCGACGTAAGATGACGAAGCAACGT from Bifidobacterium catenulatum PV20-2 encodes:
- a CDS encoding substrate-binding domain-containing protein is translated as MQQSDVATILSLPERPTALCVWSDHYALPVIHELRSNGVRVPEDMSWPGTTDRMWPPASS
- a CDS encoding carbohydrate ABC transporter permease; the encoded protein is MTSATVAKTAKTGVQAQAKPEKIRRDHKVNWWLTAVVTVLSLTVLVPLYFAVVTALKTPGEAGTFSLPTTWEWHNFADAWNKVNYPKAALNSAIITVCAVVLTLLTNTFVAYAVARNMDKRFFRFLYYFFLAMMFVPFTVIMLPVAKEMGSLHLDNQLGLIILYTILGIGTNLFIAIGFIRSIPISLEEAARIDGASTWRIFWTIIFPLMGPINATIAILTALWAWNDFLLPLITLTDQSNQTIPLAQYVFQSQFTSNYPMAFASYLMAMAPVLIVYIFAQKWVVGGVMRGAVK
- a CDS encoding carbohydrate ABC transporter permease, with translation MTTAHTANTAKNSAKTSKNKVSKYSKRKVDPAFYWMTVPAAILVLIFLYWPFLQGAAYSFTNSQGYGDFKFIGLKNYIAMFQDSRVGHAYLFTIFIAILITIGTNFLGMFLAVLLNSKIAFKNGFRAIFFIPYTLSVLVIGYVFKYIFMTPLPAIGQALHIDWLSTSMISNPDLAWFPIVFLSIWQGVAYSTLLYLAGLQTIDNEIYEAAAIDGVNAWQNFWQITFPLIGPFFTINMVLSLKNSLGAFDQIMALTKGGPDSKTETVSYLIFQNGLGNGEYSYQMANAVTFFIVLAILAFVQLKFFSGKEKV
- a CDS encoding ABC transporter substrate-binding protein; protein product: MKPDSTTSVGKFRRIVYRALTATCAIALTAGLAGCGNSTAGTVTLDFFQFKAEAADWFTAKAKEFEKTHPNIRVNVNNSSDATTDLRTRLVKNREPDVITINGDINFGMLAEAGVFHDFTDDDIVDELNPGMVNIAKSLVQTNDESKKRLYGLPYAGNASGYIINADVWEEAGEDPDNPPQTWSEFIDLLQRFKSKGIVPIEASTADPWTLQAPLASLNSTLVPESEYLSLKDGSKKFSDLWGTVSDQLVEIYQNYTQKNPAVTYQQATQDLAAGKAAILPLGTYAIPQIRLINSDANLRFAQMPATDDAKEQQLTAGDDVILTMGAHTKHEKEAREFIDFLMNDENIKDYSKQQSAFTPYKDTYVGDEALNGVLDFYQAGKLADFCDHYVPASINLAGFLQTLVQSGNTEKFLNSMQSEYDKIEARNFR
- a CDS encoding ROK family protein → MAVSPLPQWFEGSEYTHKVAACVMKYGPISRITLAQILGLSQGAVSRITSDLIYAGVIEETPMPSGKVGKLPKGFVQKENTERRGRPQTGLRIIENARSFVGMKINASHISAVAVNAIGQIITGCHDLEIEDSSPQTVVALIKQLTVDCSDEAEMAGWPKPCAVGISLGGHVVDDAIVTFAPFMHWSQPVELSAMVHEATGLPTGIYNDIDSLVVDACLFGSGVGLDSFAVLTFGAGVGYSLTFNGELVSCPDKSYGLVGHILVDPDGPRCVSGHKGCAQCLSDNSIAAEYSQIIGHPASFDDFARDARANKPQATNLVNRTCFRLGTLVATIANLAMPDKIMIAGESSFIAKFGIDDLRNGINMYRHSQAAPVDFEIPDHDWALWAKAAAAQAIRQYVG
- a CDS encoding alpha-galactosidase, whose amino-acid sequence is MTLIQTFHGNATNGTELTAVYAEQPAANVAFALVFPGNDLPRLVHWGRPLVAPATVIDMFDAQMPQRVSGALDYTSWPSVLPTQSESWIGATRFDVRRDGVELFCKFTVTNITAETVAAGKTYVMGEKDGYPSWSVADEPKQTPTVTVTAEDAEQHVKLIWTCELDETGLIRQNAEVVNAGEGQLEVGKIELAFTVPADANEILTTTGHHLRERSPQRQDFTLGRFAKASMAGRPDFDATLLLSVGEKGFGFTHGNVYSAHVAWSGNSVLSAERLPYTSGVIGGGEVLFGGEINLANSESYTTPWLIGSYGEGLNEVAARFHSYIRHVHRDWLAEHNIAPKPRPVILNTWEAVYFNHDYDTLTALADKAVESGVERFVVDDGWFGSRRDDTSGLGDWQISQDVWPDGEKSLKALADYVHGKGLEFGLWFEPEMVNPDSDLFRAHPDWVLKPTEGRLPMQGRTQQVVDLTNPDACDYIYGAMDKLVGELGIDYIKWDHNKLVTEAVSPRTGRPAVHQQTLAVYRIFTNLKAAHPGLEIESCSSGGGRVDLGILEVADRIWGSDCVDPVERADIQRYTSLLVPPEMIGEHVGASPAHSTHRATTQELRMAMAFFGHMGIEWNLLKESQEDIDTLAEWVAEFKKHREWFAVDTVVHSDAADPAVRLDGVVMPNKAAAIYRFTQLTTSQTYPAAPVRLPGLDPDKVYEVSPLDVSLDLAKQDIANGQSPLGWWKVEGVKMTGRALATYGIRPPALHPAQAVLFKAVLAPVESAE
- a CDS encoding nucleoside deaminase; translation: MQWSDDMGLAIELAREAAAEGEVPVGAVVLDAGGAVIGRGRNLREAHVDPLAHAEVKAMTQAARSLGTWNLADCTLIVTLEPCPMCAGACLQTHVGRIVFGAWDAKLGACGSIWDIPRDPHVGHVPEVVGGVREMECARLMTDFFAGKR
- a CDS encoding sodium:proton antiporter yields the protein MAVFELILCIIAAVVLSSFISRFIPKVSTPLVQIALGALASQLPFFPNVTLDPELFMVLFIAPLLYLEAHEIDKSELLKSVKLSLSLAIGLAIATMVAVGFALHAAWPAIPLAAALALGAALGPTDAVAVSSLGKEAALTQRQTSVLKGESLFNDASGIVGFQFAIAAAISGVFEVGDSAAQFVFSFFGGAIFGLVVGMVADMLFETLRSFGWETTTSRILMELFLPFILYLGAEAAHVSGILSVVTAGLIIRFDRTGIGPNVARTNIVSSSVWGVFSFTLNGTVFILLGMLLPNAMSTSWDDPQVSNWLLLAAILAVSAVVIVMRFLWISLMLRLARDTVTGKRRKMTKQRWRSAAVMTFGGPKGTITLSLMFTIPYTITGGAWFPMRDELIFIAGGVIVVTLLLANFLLPLLAPNRNKDTSVEMTEITIEVLRRTVEELTGRVTPDNRRAVLMIIDSYTKRITRLKQRIGEIDPQGYMQLQIDALNWEKEYVKARLAKVKATPNDDKAAHDLEIEACERLLDQIMSSLRHIETEHNSGRTIWRVKGRFRALQRRTGTMLKRVNSRIRRTTPLFSDDELFAHTRVVQVDAIEHVIDRLYEEMGRDTYNTEHCSALLLDYRRGEATLKSRPNMGTSAEAQAQAEDVKRESYGIELGVIQDMYEAGDITRAQSKQLRRNVYVMSVDADAQI